Sequence from the Candidatus Accumulibacter similis genome:
TGCGTCGCCTCGGTAAGCGCCGACTGGGTGAAGGTCTCCTGCGGCTTTGCCGCCGCCTCCACCGCCGCCTTGTTGTCGGTCAGCAGCGCCTTGATGAAGCGATAGTCGAAGCTGTCCTGCGGCGCGATCACCGGCGACTTGGGATTCGCCAGCGCCCCCGCCTTGCGGTAGATCTCGTCGAAACGCTTGTAGACCCGCTCGTAGTGGTTGGTGCCGCCGGCCAGTCCGAGGATGCGGGCATTGTCCTCGACACCGGTCCACACCAGGTTGGCGAACAGGCTCCTGACGAACGGCTTGCCTTCCTTGTCCGCCAGCAGCTTGAAGAACTCCTGCGTCCGCACCAGCGCCTCGACTGCATTGTCGGGATTGGCACGCGCTGCCAGCACCCCGTCCATCCAGCCCGCGACGAACTTCTGCACCACCGCCTGCCCTTCCGGCTTGGCCAGCAGCCGCGAGTCGCAGACCATGACGTCGAAGATCAGGTTGGTCGCCGTCTTCGTCGAATAGACGACGTGCGCCCCCTTGACGTTGCGCATCGCGAGCGCGAGATCCGGATCCCAGAGGACCGCCGCGTCGACCGCGCCGGATTCGAGCGCGGCGCGGACGCCGGCAGTGCCTTCCTCGGCGTTGATGAAGACCATCTTGACGCTGTCCTTGCGGCGCGCGGTCAGCGACGAGTTGTCGATGGCGTCGATGAGCATGCCGTGCGAGGGAGTGAATTGCAGCAGCGCCACCGTCCGCCCGGCCAGATCCTCGACCGCCTTCACCGCGGGATCACGGGCGATGACGGCATCACCACCCTGCGTATTGTCGACGATCATCACCGCCCGGCCATCGAGACCGGCATTGCGCAGGTTGGGCTGCTCCTGCGCCCAGAAGTCGGATGTCCGCCAGGCGCACTGCGCCGCACCCGATTCGAAGATCGTCGCCAGGGTCGGGATGTCGTCCTGAATGACGAAGCGCACATTCACCCCGAGCTTGCCGTAGATCGACCCGGGCTGCGTCGTCAGCGCGTTGCCGTTGGCGACCAGCGCCGGCGCGTAGCCGTGGAAGCTGACAAGGCTGACCTTGAGCGGATTGCCGGCGCTGCCGAGCGGTGCGTTGCGATCGTCGGCGGGAGCGGCGGCCTTCGCCGGCGCTTCGGCGCGGGGCTTCGGCGCCGCCTCGGACGCTGCGCCGACGACAGCGGGCTTGCCGGCGGCAGTCTCGCCGCCGCCGGCAAAGCGTTCCTTGAGGCCGAAGTTCCAGGCCAGCGAGCCGGCGACGCCGATGACGATCACCGTGATCAGCCCCTTGGCCAGCGGGGTCAGTTGTGCCATCTGTCTTCTCCTTGACCGACTCTCAATGGCCGGCGGCCGGCGGCCTGAAACTGTTTGGGATCTCGCGCAGACGTTCGATTTCGCCGTCGATGCGCCGCGTTTCGCGCGCCACCGACTCGCGCGCTGCACGCAGGCCGGCTTCGACGCTGGTGGTCTCCTGCGCGGCGCGCGTCACCTCGCGTTCACGCAACTGCTCGAGCTCGGAGATCTGCTGGCGGATCGCTGCCGTCGCCTCGTCGAGCGTCAGCCTGATCTGATCGACGATCTCGGCCGACTGCCGCTCGCGGCTCTCCATCTGCGCCGCCAGCCTGCTCTTGTGCTCCTCGAGCGCGGCGATCTTCAGTTCGGCATCGCGCAGACAATCGTCGATCTGCCAGTTGTCGTCGGCGGCGTCCATCGCCAGCACGGCCGCCCTGCGCGTCACCGCATCCATGGCGCGCAGGCCGTCGAGCAGGCGCAGCAGCTTCTCAGCCGGGTACGGCGAGGGCGGCACGGCCGCGGCGGCAAAGATGTCGGCAAACGACAGGCCCTCGACTTCACCGCAGGCCTCGGCCAGCGACGGCAGTTCGGACTCGGCCGGCAGCGCAGCAGTGGCGACCGCGGCCGCTTGCGCTGCCGGCGCCACAGGAGCCACCTCCGGCTCCGCGGGCGACGCAGGTACCGCCAGCCGCTCGTCGTCGGAAAGCTCGACCAGCTTTGCCTTCGCCAAGAGATTCAGGATACCCTTCATGCCGACTCCCACTGTGAGCACCCGTCGACTGACCGGGCGGAGTCGAGGATTATACGAAGCAGACAACAGACAAGGCAATGCAAGGATTTGCACCGGGATGACTGCCCCCCCCTTCGATCCGGCGACCAGCCGACGCGTGCCGGAAACCCGGCAACCCCTGCGTTCGCTGCTCGGGGTGCTGCTGCTGATCGCCATCATCTGGCAGTTGCCGCACGGCCGGACACTACTCTACCCGTTGTCACTGCTCGCCACCTGTGCCCACGAACTCGGCCACGGCGTCACCGCCCTGCTGCTCGGCGCCCACTTCGAAAGCTTCGTGCTGCATGCCGACGGCGCCGGCCTGGCGCTCTGGCGGGGAACGCCCGGACGACTCGGCAGCGCGCTGATCGCCGCTGGTGGCCTGCTGGCACCGAGCATCGCCGGCAGCCTGTTGCTGGTCCTCAGCCGCTGGCCACGCCTGGCACGCATGCTGCTGGGCCTCATCGGCGGGAGTCTGGTCCTGGTCGTCGCGATGTGGACGCGCAACCTGTTCGGCATCGCCTTTCTCCTGTGCGCAGCGCTGTTCTTCGTCCTCGCGGCTGTGTGGCTGAACGAGCGCGGCGCGATCTTCGTCCTGCGCCTGACCGCCGCCGTCCTCTGCCTGAGCTGGTTGCAGGACGTCGACTACATGTTCTCCGCCAGCGCCAGCATCGGCGGCCTGCGGCATGCTTCCGACACGGCGATCATGGCGCAGGCCCTGTGGCTGCCCTACTGGTTCTGGGGTGGCGTCGTCGCGACGCTGTCGCTCGCCATCCTCGCCCTCGGCCTTTGGTTCGCCGTGCGGGCGCAACGATGTTAGCGGCAGGCTGCGCGCGCGAGACGAGGAACAAGCCCCTGCCGCGCCGGGCCAGGCCAGGCCAGGCAGGGGCACAGACCGCGGGCAGCCAGTCGCCGCCCGCAGAGGGAAGGAATGTGCGCCGCCTACTGGATCTGCTGGATACCAGCCAGAGTCCAGCCGCCACGTCCTGCGCGTGGCTTGACCATGTGCCAGATCTCGTCGAAGGGCTCGGCCGCCGCGTTGGGCTGTTCACGAATGAGGCCGTTGAAGCGCACGCTGACAACATAGCGCGCCGCTTCCTCGGCAACGTCGAGAACCGTCGCTTCGATGCTGACGACGTCGGTTTCCTGGGTCGCCGCGCCACGCTCCTTGAAGCTCATGCTGATCTCGGCGAACATCTCCGGCGTGGTGAACTCGCGGATGTCATCGAGGTTGCCGGCGTCGTTGGCCGCCTGCAGGCGAATGAAGTTCACCTTCGCGTTGCGTTCGAAGGCAGCGGTGTCGAAGTCGGACGGGATGCTCCCCGAATGCGCCGCAGCAGCGACCGGAGCAAGGGCCGGCGCAGCCGGTCCGCTGGCCGACGGTGGCATTGCCGGCGCATCGAAGCCCGGCCGGCTGCCGGAGTGGTCGACCCCGGCTGCAGCATACTGCAGGTTGCCCGACCCGGCCTGTGCCGCGGCGCGGCGGCGCATGATCAGGCCGACGACCACCATCACCGCCATCACCAGCAAGCCGATGAGCAGCAGCGAAGCGAGTTCCTCGCCGAAACCGAAGTGCGAAGCGAGAGCCGCCAGGCCAAGGCCGGCTGCAAGGCCGGCGAGCGGTCCCATCCACGAACGCTTCGGCGCCGCCTGCGGCGCCGCTGCGGCTGCTGGCGCTTTCGCCGCCGCGGGCGCCATCGCCGGCGACGCCGGACGATCGGCGGTCACCGATTCGCGCTGCATGCCGGAAGACTTGCCGCTGCCCAAGCGCTTGGCTTCGGCATCACCAACCGCCAGAGTCAGGCCGAACGCCAAGACGGCGGTCAGCAGGGAAAGGGTTTTCATCGATGTCTCCTGTGTTGTGTGGGGAACGAGCGACAAAGATAGGGGCTCGGTTGTCAATAAAAAAGCAGAATTATTGGTATCAATACATCCAGAAATACGAAGCATTGCCAGATCAGGTGGCAACTTTCGGCAAGCGCGACCGCCGCCGCTGCCGGATCGCGGCAGCGGCCGCTTCGCCGCCCGCTGCCGCGCCGGCATTCCTCGTCGTTCCGAAGACCTCGTCGCGCGCGGTCTGGCTGATGGCGACGATGGCTGGATGGCTGAGGCGACGCTCGCTGGTGATGGCGAACAGTTGCTCGCTGACGGCCTCGAGACGGCCGACGCGAACAACCCGATATTGGTCGACGACGTCGTCAGCAATCGCCGTCGGCGCCACGAACAGGCCGGCCCCGGCGCGGCCGAACGCCTGCAGCAGGGCATTGTCGTCGAACTCGCCGATGATACGCGGCTGCAGCCGCTTGGCCTGCAGCCACTGCTCGAGCCGCGGCCGGATGGCGACGTCGTCGCCCGGCATCAGGAAGGGCGCGTCCGCAAGCAACGCCGGGAACTCGCCGGACAGGGTCTGGACCAGACCGGCGGCGCCGAAGACCGTCAGGTCGCTTTCGCCAAGCAGATGGCTGTAGCCGCGCACGTTGAGATTGCTTGGCAGCGGCCGATCGGCGATCACCATGTCGAGTCGATGCACGGCAAGATCACCGAGCAGCGTCGTCAGGCGACCTTCACGACAGACCAGCCGGACCGCTTCCGGCAACTGCAGCGCCGGCGCCACGACCCGATGGGCAACCGATTTGGGAACCGAATCGGCGATGCCGACGACGAAAGGCAGGCTCTTGCGGCTGGTCTGGTCGCGCGCCACATCGAGCAGTTCGTCGCCAAGGGCGAAGATCTCCTCGGCGTAACTCAGGATGCGGCGGCCGACATCGGTCAGCTCGAGACCGCGTCCGGCGCGACGAAACAACTCGACGCCAAGTGCTTCCTCGAGTTCCCGCAGCTGACCGCTGATCGCCTGCGGCGTCAGGTGCAGTTGCTCGCAGGCGCGCGCAATCGTTCCCGACTTCGCAACCATCCAGAAGTAACGCAGGTGTTTGAAATTGAGTGCTGCCATCAGCGCCACCATGCCAGAAAAACGGAAGTGTCGAACAAGTATATTCGATTTTTCAGATGTCCCTCGACTATCCTAGACTGCTGCCTCGAGACAACCCCACAGGAGCACGGCCATGCAGATCACGATTCACGCCAAGGACATCGATGTCGACGCCGGGCTGCGCGAGCACGTACAGCGGCGCCTGCACTTCGCCCTCGGCTGGGCTCAGCAGCACGTCGGCCGGGTGTCCATCGTCCTCTCTGATCTCAATGGCCCACGTGGCGGCGCGGACAAGTGCTGTCGTCTGCGTTGCGCGCTATCGGGCACGTCGGAGATGATTGTCGAGGACACGCAGGCCGACCTGGCAACGGCGATCGACCGGGTGGCCGACCGTGCCGGGCGGACGCTCGCGCGGCGGCTCGCGCGGCAAAGGGAAAACCGCCATGCGCAGGCTCGCCAGCACGGTCCGGACGACGAGTTGCGGCCGGCGTCGGGCAGAAGTGCGACCGCGACGGCCACGGCAGGACAGTGACCACGCGGCCAACGCAGAGGCGGGCAACCTCGGGCAGCGGCATGCGCCGCGTGGCGCGGCGATCGTCGCTCCCTCTTGAAGAAGGCGCCGTTGTCACCATTTGCCTGTATTGTCGGGCCTGTCGCGGGGCGCCCTGTTTCATCCACGCCGCCACCACAGCAGCCTTGTCCTCGGAGGATTGAATCATGAAACGAATCGTTCTGCTCGTCGCCACCAACCTCGCCATCATGCTCGTCCTGGGAATCGTCAGCACGCTGACGGGTGCCAACCGGTTCTTCGCCGCCAGCGGCCTCGACTTGGGCAAACTGCTCCTGTTCGCCCTCATCATGGGCTTTGGCGGCGCCTTCATCTCGCTGCTGATGTCGAAGACGATCGCCAAGTGGAGCACCGGAGCCCAGGTCATCGAAACACCTGGCAACTCAACCGAGTTCTGGCTGGTCGAGACGGTACGCCGCTTCGCCGACAGGGCCGGCCTGCCGATGCCGGAGGTGGCGATCTACGAGGGTGAGCCGAATGCGTTCGCCACCGGTGCCAGTCGCAGCAGCTCGCTGGTCGCCGTGTCCACCGGCCTGCTGCAAAGCATGACACGCGAGGAAGCGGAGGCGGTGATTGCGCACGAAGTGGCGCACATCGCCAATGGCGACATGGTGACGCTGACCTTGATCCAGGGCGTGGTCAACACGTTCGTCATCTTCATTGCCCGCGTCGTGGGCTGGCTGGTAGATTCGTTCCTGCGCCGGGGAAGCGGCGAGGACAGCGGGCCGGGGATTGGCTACACCATCACGGTCGTCGTCTGCGACATCGTCTTCGGCATCCTGGCGAGCATCATCGTCATGTACTTCTCGCGTCAGCGCGAGTTCCGTGCCGACGCCGGCGCCGCCCAACTGATGGGCACGCCGCAACCGATGATGGCGGCGCTGCGCCGCCTCGGCGGCGTCGCATCGGGCGACCTGCCACAGAACATCGCGACCGCCGGCATCACCGATCGCCCAGGCTGGGCGGCGCTGTTCTCCAGCCATCCGCCGATCGAGGAACGGATCGCGGCGCTGGCGAACACGCGCTGAAATTCTGCCCACGCTCTCAGCCGGCTCCCTCTCCCCAAGGAGCCGGCTTGCCGAAGAAATACCCCTGAGCATAGTCGACGCCGAGTTCGCACAGACGGTCGACGATCGCGCGGCTCTCGACGTACTCGGCGACCGTCCGCAAACCGAGCGCGTGGCTCATCTGGTTGATCGCCGCAACGAGAGCTTCATCGTGCGCGCTCGAGCACATGTCCTTGACGAAGCTGCCGTCGATCTTGAGAAAGTCGACGGGCAGTGTCTTCAGGTAATGGAAGGAAGACAGCCCACTGCCGAAGTCATCGAGCGCCAGCTGGCAACCATGACGCTTCAGTGCGGCCATGACGCCCAGTGCGGGCCGCAGGTTCTGGATCGCTGCCGTCTCGGTAATCTCGAAACAGGCCCGCTCCGCCGGGAATGAGAATTCGGCGAGCTGGGTTTCGATGAAATGCAACAGGCTCTCGTCGCTCAAGGAATTGCCAGACAGGTTGATCGCCAGCGTCGCTCCCGTCATGCCGATCCCCTGCGCATACTCCTGAAATGCCCGCCTGATCACCCAGCGGTCGATCGCACCCATGAGCCCGAAGCGCTCGGCCGCCGGAATGAATGCCGCCGGCAGCACGAGTTCACCCTTCCTCGCCGGACCGGCCTCATGTACGACACGAAGCAACGCCTCGTAGCGCACGATGCGGAACTCGGGGCCGGCCAGCCCGACGATCGGCTGGTAATGCAGGCGGAACAGGCCGCGCTCGAGAGCGTCCCGCAGACCGGCCGCGCCCAGCAGTTCGCTGTGGCGCTGCACGGTTTCGGTGTCGGTCGGCCGATAGACATGCACGCGGTTCCGGCCGAGTTCCTTGGCGGTGTAGCAGGCCACGTCGGCACGCGTCAGCAGTTCCGCGGTATCCAGGGTCTCGGCAGTGATCGCCACCAGCCCGATGCTGGCGCCAACCTGGTAACTCCGCCCCTCCCAACTGAAACTGTGCTGGCGAATCGTTCGCAGCACCGCCTGGGCGACGGCGTGACCGCGCTCCAGCGGACAGTTTTCCTGCAACAGGGCAAACTCATCGCCACCGATCCGCGCCAGCGTGTCGCTTTCGCGGAAGGTACCGGCGAGCAGGGCGTTGATCTGCTTGAGCAACTCGTCGCCGGCGGCATGCCCGGCCGTGTCATTGACCACCTTGAACTGGTCGAGATCGATATAGCACAGAACGTGCCGGGCACTCTCGCGCTGCGCCGAAGAGACTGCACGCTCGAGTCGCCGCTCGAACTCTGCCCGGTTGATCAGTCCCGTCAGCGCGTCATGGGTGGCATCATGGGCCAGTTGGCGAGCCAGTTGGCGGGTCTCGGTGACATTGTGAAAGACCAGGACGACGCCCTGCAGCCCGCCATCGCCGCGATGGATCGGCGCTGCCGAGTCGTTGATGTCGTACTCCCGGCCATCCCTCGCCAGCAGCACGCAATGAGCCGGCAACGAGACGATTCTCTTGTCCTGCAGGCAACGCTGGATCGGATCCCTGACCGGCGCCCGTGTTTCCTCGTGCACGATGCGAAACACCTCGCCCGCCGACCGGCCCCGTGCCTCGGCCGCCGTCCAGCCGGTCAGGGTCTCGGCCACCGGGTTCATGTAGTCAATGCTGCCCAAAGCGTCCGTCGTGATGACCGCGTCACCGATCGAATCCAGGGTCACCTGCACCCGCTCCTTGGCCTCGAGGAGCCGCCGTTCCGCGCGCTTGCGATCGGTCACGTCGATACTGACGCCAATGAGCTGGTCGACTGCCCCGCTGGCATCCTTCAGCGGCACCTTGATGGTGTGGAACCAGCGCTCCTCGCCACTGCGGCCGATGAAACTGACTTCACGCTCGATACGTTCCTGCCGGCAAGCGGCAATCGCCTCATCATCGCTGCGCAGAGCCTGCAGCAACTGTGGATTGCTGACGAAGTCAGCCTGCGCACGGCCGACCATCTGCTCGGGCGTCTGACGGAAACGCCTGGCCAGGCTGTGGTTTGCCAGGCGAATCCGGCCCTCACGATCGACGACGAAGATGAAGTGCGGGCTGGCGTCGATGACGCTGCGGAGAAAGGAGCGCTGAGCCTCGATCTCCTCCTGCGCCCGCAGCAGACGTTCCACCAGCCTGACATTGCGGAAACAGGCAGCAATGTTGGCGACGAAGACGTCGAGCAGTGTGCGGTCGATCGTCTCCAACATCTGCCCCCCCTCGAGGAAGATGGCCGCTTCCTGGCTCGGCGCCGCCTGCAGGTAGAGGACGGCATGATCCGGTCCGAACAGGTGTCTGCGACGCGCCACACTGCTCATGATGGCGGCAACGATGCGCTGGTCGGCAAGCGTCTCCAGTGGCTGTGCGATGTAACCCGCATGGCGTCCGGTGGCGCCGACGACGTAGCAGCGCTCACGGTCGTCACCGAGCGGCGAGCCCTTCTGGCTGCAGACGATCCCATCCACGGGCAACCGGAGCAGCGCCGCGAGTTGGGTCAGGACGCCTTCGGCCAGGTTGGCGATGGCGTGTTCCTGCATCAGGTCGGCCGCCGCCCGCACGATCAGCTCGAGACCACGCCGATGCTCGGCGAGGGCGTGCAGTTGCTGGTACGAGCGCAACGCCGAACTGACGGTCGTGATCAGCCGGGTGTGCGTCAGCTCCCCCTTGGTGCGATAGTCATTGATGTCGTATTCCTGAATGACCGTCAGTTCCGGCGCGTAGCCCGGCTCACCGGTACGCAGGATCAGCCGGCACTCGGCGAGGCCGAGTTCATCGCGAATGAAACCAACCAGTTCGAGACCTGCCTGCGCCGTCTCCATCACCACGTCGAGCAGGACCACGGCAACGTCGAGGTTGCCGCGCAACAGGCTCCGCGCCGCCGCCGCACTGCCGGCGTGCAG
This genomic interval carries:
- a CDS encoding OmpA family protein, giving the protein MAQLTPLAKGLITVIVIGVAGSLAWNFGLKERFAGGGETAAGKPAVVGAASEAAPKPRAEAPAKAAAPADDRNAPLGSAGNPLKVSLVSFHGYAPALVANGNALTTQPGSIYGKLGVNVRFVIQDDIPTLATIFESGAAQCAWRTSDFWAQEQPNLRNAGLDGRAVMIVDNTQGGDAVIARDPAVKAVEDLAGRTVALLQFTPSHGMLIDAIDNSSLTARRKDSVKMVFINAEEGTAGVRAALESGAVDAAVLWDPDLALAMRNVKGAHVVYSTKTATNLIFDVMVCDSRLLAKPEGQAVVQKFVAGWMDGVLAARANPDNAVEALVRTQEFFKLLADKEGKPFVRSLFANLVWTGVEDNARILGLAGGTNHYERVYKRFDEIYRKAGALANPKSPVIAPQDSFDYRFIKALLTDNKAAVEAAAKPQETFTQSALTEATQKQAMVTKPVTVGFASGSAELTKRAQKTVDSEMVPFIENNGKAYFEVSGNSDSTGARETNLRLSAARARAVVDYLVTQWEFPRERFKIVGYGSDRPLCVEASAAAEGLTIEDCRALNRTTRVAVYGGR
- a CDS encoding methyl-accepting chemotaxis protein; translated protein: MKGILNLLAKAKLVELSDDERLAVPASPAEPEVAPVAPAAQAAAVATAALPAESELPSLAEACGEVEGLSFADIFAAAAVPPSPYPAEKLLRLLDGLRAMDAVTRRAAVLAMDAADDNWQIDDCLRDAELKIAALEEHKSRLAAQMESRERQSAEIVDQIRLTLDEATAAIRQQISELEQLREREVTRAAQETTSVEAGLRAARESVARETRRIDGEIERLREIPNSFRPPAAGH
- a CDS encoding M50 family metallopeptidase; translation: MTAPPFDPATSRRVPETRQPLRSLLGVLLLIAIIWQLPHGRTLLYPLSLLATCAHELGHGVTALLLGAHFESFVLHADGAGLALWRGTPGRLGSALIAAGGLLAPSIAGSLLLVLSRWPRLARMLLGLIGGSLVLVVAMWTRNLFGIAFLLCAALFFVLAAVWLNERGAIFVLRLTAAVLCLSWLQDVDYMFSASASIGGLRHASDTAIMAQALWLPYWFWGGVVATLSLAILALGLWFAVRAQRC
- a CDS encoding Tim44 domain-containing protein, yielding MKTLSLLTAVLAFGLTLAVGDAEAKRLGSGKSSGMQRESVTADRPASPAMAPAAAKAPAAAAAPQAAPKRSWMGPLAGLAAGLGLAALASHFGFGEELASLLLIGLLVMAVMVVVGLIMRRRAAAQAGSGNLQYAAAGVDHSGSRPGFDAPAMPPSASGPAAPALAPVAAAAHSGSIPSDFDTAAFERNAKVNFIRLQAANDAGNLDDIREFTTPEMFAEISMSFKERGAATQETDVVSIEATVLDVAEEAARYVVSVRFNGLIREQPNAAAEPFDEIWHMVKPRAGRGGWTLAGIQQIQ
- the nhaR gene encoding transcriptional activator NhaR, with the protein product MAALNFKHLRYFWMVAKSGTIARACEQLHLTPQAISGQLRELEEALGVELFRRAGRGLELTDVGRRILSYAEEIFALGDELLDVARDQTSRKSLPFVVGIADSVPKSVAHRVVAPALQLPEAVRLVCREGRLTTLLGDLAVHRLDMVIADRPLPSNLNVRGYSHLLGESDLTVFGAAGLVQTLSGEFPALLADAPFLMPGDDVAIRPRLEQWLQAKRLQPRIIGEFDDNALLQAFGRAGAGLFVAPTAIADDVVDQYRVVRVGRLEAVSEQLFAITSERRLSHPAIVAISQTARDEVFGTTRNAGAAAGGEAAAAAIRQRRRSRLPKVAT
- a CDS encoding HPF/RaiA family ribosome-associated protein — encoded protein: MQITIHAKDIDVDAGLREHVQRRLHFALGWAQQHVGRVSIVLSDLNGPRGGADKCCRLRCALSGTSEMIVEDTQADLATAIDRVADRAGRTLARRLARQRENRHAQARQHGPDDELRPASGRSATATATAGQ
- the htpX gene encoding protease HtpX, with translation MKRIVLLVATNLAIMLVLGIVSTLTGANRFFAASGLDLGKLLLFALIMGFGGAFISLLMSKTIAKWSTGAQVIETPGNSTEFWLVETVRRFADRAGLPMPEVAIYEGEPNAFATGASRSSSLVAVSTGLLQSMTREEAEAVIAHEVAHIANGDMVTLTLIQGVVNTFVIFIARVVGWLVDSFLRRGSGEDSGPGIGYTITVVVCDIVFGILASIIVMYFSRQREFRADAGAAQLMGTPQPMMAALRRLGGVASGDLPQNIATAGITDRPGWAALFSSHPPIEERIAALANTR
- a CDS encoding EAL domain-containing protein, yielding MTDDLLHWADDAADSDAQAAAGLSPPWKVLVIDDDPEVHTVTRFSLQDLRVFGRSLYLLHAGSAAAARSLLRGNLDVAVVLLDVVMETAQAGLELVGFIRDELGLAECRLILRTGEPGYAPELTVIQEYDINDYRTKGELTHTRLITTVSSALRSYQQLHALAEHRRGLELIVRAAADLMQEHAIANLAEGVLTQLAALLRLPVDGIVCSQKGSPLGDDRERCYVVGATGRHAGYIAQPLETLADQRIVAAIMSSVARRRHLFGPDHAVLYLQAAPSQEAAIFLEGGQMLETIDRTLLDVFVANIAACFRNVRLVERLLRAQEEIEAQRSFLRSVIDASPHFIFVVDREGRIRLANHSLARRFRQTPEQMVGRAQADFVSNPQLLQALRSDDEAIAACRQERIEREVSFIGRSGEERWFHTIKVPLKDASGAVDQLIGVSIDVTDRKRAERRLLEAKERVQVTLDSIGDAVITTDALGSIDYMNPVAETLTGWTAAEARGRSAGEVFRIVHEETRAPVRDPIQRCLQDKRIVSLPAHCVLLARDGREYDINDSAAPIHRGDGGLQGVVLVFHNVTETRQLARQLAHDATHDALTGLINRAEFERRLERAVSSAQRESARHVLCYIDLDQFKVVNDTAGHAAGDELLKQINALLAGTFRESDTLARIGGDEFALLQENCPLERGHAVAQAVLRTIRQHSFSWEGRSYQVGASIGLVAITAETLDTAELLTRADVACYTAKELGRNRVHVYRPTDTETVQRHSELLGAAGLRDALERGLFRLHYQPIVGLAGPEFRIVRYEALLRVVHEAGPARKGELVLPAAFIPAAERFGLMGAIDRWVIRRAFQEYAQGIGMTGATLAINLSGNSLSDESLLHFIETQLAEFSFPAERACFEITETAAIQNLRPALGVMAALKRHGCQLALDDFGSGLSSFHYLKTLPVDFLKIDGSFVKDMCSSAHDEALVAAINQMSHALGLRTVAEYVESRAIVDRLCELGVDYAQGYFFGKPAPWGEGAG